From the Dehalobacter sp. genome, one window contains:
- a CDS encoding HNH endonuclease: MKKYSEEVKAFIERNVDGITTKALVDLVNNEFGTDFTEAKMKSYKHNHGLKSGTMCGIPAGMPTKQYPDNVRKFIKAHYVGVGHQAMADLLNETFGTSYTKEQMKNFYSRFNLDSGLTGRFQKGLIPHNKGKKGISYPGMKATQFKEGNMPVNYRPVGSERISVDGYAEVKVADPRKWRLKHQVIWENANGPIPKKHVVIFGDGNRGNFDPDNLILLLQAQLVRMNQKHLIQNDAEMTRTGIIIADICNKIGERKRKRK, translated from the coding sequence ATGAAAAAATACTCTGAAGAAGTTAAGGCTTTTATTGAGCGGAATGTTGATGGAATAACAACAAAAGCTCTTGTCGACTTAGTTAATAATGAATTCGGCACCGACTTCACTGAAGCAAAAATGAAATCATATAAGCATAACCATGGCCTAAAAAGCGGAACCATGTGCGGAATTCCTGCCGGTATGCCAACAAAGCAATACCCAGACAACGTTCGGAAATTTATTAAAGCGCATTATGTTGGTGTTGGGCATCAGGCTATGGCGGATCTGTTGAATGAAACGTTTGGGACGAGCTACACCAAAGAGCAGATGAAAAACTTTTATTCCAGGTTCAATCTTGATAGCGGATTGACCGGACGCTTTCAGAAAGGCCTCATCCCTCATAACAAGGGGAAAAAAGGTATTTCCTATCCAGGGATGAAAGCGACGCAGTTCAAAGAGGGAAATATGCCGGTAAACTACAGACCGGTTGGATCCGAAAGAATCAGTGTTGATGGATATGCTGAAGTCAAAGTTGCGGATCCAAGGAAGTGGAGATTAAAACATCAGGTTATTTGGGAAAATGCGAACGGTCCAATTCCTAAAAAACATGTCGTTATTTTCGGTGACGGGAACCGGGGTAACTTCGATCCGGACAATCTGATTTTATTATTACAAGCACAGCTTGTTCGAATGAACCAAAAGCATTTGATTCAGAATGACGCTGAGATGACCCGGACGGGGATAATCATCGCCGATATTTGTAACAAAATTGGAGAACGGAAAAGAAAGAGGAAGTGA
- a CDS encoding Holliday junction endonuclease: MIELIFYLGIDPSLTSPGFCVAGDKLPCIESTHFKSKNTGFQRIIDIHNEADAYFMSWIPEKIIMEELPAGSKSPYTIERAELVGVIKNRIYRLNLWNKFVLVNPSTLKKFATGKGNCDKPAMILQAYKEFGIEFVNNDECDAFWLAQVGRGMDGHWDGLSRTKIREGIIEKLNGI; encoded by the coding sequence GTGATTGAATTGATTTTTTATCTTGGAATAGATCCATCGTTAACTTCACCAGGCTTCTGTGTTGCCGGAGACAAACTTCCATGTATCGAGTCTACACATTTTAAGAGTAAAAATACCGGCTTTCAAAGAATAATCGATATCCACAACGAGGCTGATGCTTATTTTATGTCTTGGATCCCGGAAAAGATCATTATGGAGGAGCTGCCGGCAGGTTCGAAAAGCCCCTATACAATTGAACGGGCGGAGCTGGTTGGGGTAATTAAAAACAGAATTTACCGGCTTAATTTATGGAATAAGTTTGTACTGGTCAATCCTTCAACGCTTAAAAAATTCGCAACCGGCAAAGGAAACTGTGATAAGCCGGCCATGATCCTGCAGGCCTACAAAGAATTTGGAATTGAGTTTGTAAACAATGATGAGTGCGACGCCTTCTGGCTTGCCCAGGTCGGCCGGGGCATGGACGGGCATTGGGATGGGTTAAGCCGGACGAAGATCCGGGAAGGAATCATTGAGAAGCTGAATGGTATTTAG
- a CDS encoding terminase small subunit: MARARDPNRSKAKKLYIAAKGEIKLKEIADQLGLPEGTIRGWKNKDRWDAELNGTEVQNGTNSGTFPKNTERNENKTERSERKKSFREKLREQDIEDDGLTEKQRLFCLYYIKSFNGTMSAIKAGYEPSRAHVTASELVRNSKIAAEIRRLKGMVMEELFIDAMDVLERYVKIAFADMNDFVSFGQEEVPVMGMFGPVEVDDPETGKKVPLTQMVNVIRFKDSTMVDGGLICQVKKGRDGVSIKLEDRQKALDKLEKYFDLFPDKFQRRIEEEKLKLAQRKVGDLDPDEPADDGFIEALNAEAGKVWDDAEED, translated from the coding sequence GTGGCAAGAGCGAGAGACCCAAATCGCAGTAAGGCAAAAAAACTTTACATTGCCGCCAAGGGTGAAATTAAACTTAAAGAGATAGCAGATCAACTGGGGCTCCCTGAAGGGACGATCAGGGGATGGAAGAATAAAGATCGATGGGATGCGGAGCTTAACGGAACCGAAGTGCAAAACGGAACGAATAGCGGAACGTTCCCCAAAAATACGGAACGGAACGAAAATAAAACGGAACGCTCCGAACGAAAAAAATCTTTTAGAGAAAAATTAAGAGAGCAAGACATTGAAGACGATGGTTTAACCGAAAAGCAGCGTCTTTTTTGTTTGTACTATATTAAGTCGTTCAATGGAACCATGTCAGCGATTAAGGCGGGGTATGAACCAAGCCGGGCACATGTGACAGCCTCAGAACTGGTAAGAAATAGTAAGATTGCAGCTGAAATCCGTCGCCTTAAAGGAATGGTTATGGAAGAACTATTCATTGATGCTATGGATGTTCTGGAACGCTACGTAAAAATAGCTTTCGCAGACATGAACGACTTTGTTTCTTTTGGCCAAGAAGAAGTTCCTGTCATGGGAATGTTCGGGCCTGTTGAAGTTGACGATCCTGAAACCGGCAAAAAAGTACCACTTACCCAGATGGTTAATGTCATCAGGTTCAAAGATTCCACTATGGTCGACGGCGGACTTATCTGCCAGGTCAAAAAAGGCCGGGACGGGGTAAGTATCAAGCTTGAAGATCGACAAAAGGCTTTAGATAAACTGGAGAAATATTTTGATCTCTTCCCGGATAAATTCCAGCGTAGGATTGAAGAAGAAAAGCTTAAACTTGCCCAGCGCAAGGTTGGCGATCTGGATCCGGATGAACCTGCCGATGATGGATTTATTGAGGCATTAAACGCCGAAGCCGGGAAGGTGTGGGACGATGCTGAAGAAGATTAA